Within Gasterosteus aculeatus chromosome Y, fGasAcu3.hap1.1, whole genome shotgun sequence, the genomic segment GCCAAAAGCAACCAGACATCcaaaagagcaaaaaacatttgataagattcgattcgattcgcatttctgacttccctgaatCCCTCATGGACAGAAGACCGGCGGGTTAAGCCACATCCAGCATAAATACAGCACGAGCAATTTCTCAGCATGTGCGCTATAGTTAAGCATATCCGTACAGGTTAACAGTTGTTGAAATGCTGTAACACTCTCTAAATGAGCATTTCACACATGCTTTTTTGTTGCATATGGATCTCTACGTTCATGGGCAGAAAGTGCCCATGATTTGTGGAAATGATTAAGTCCTGTCCGGTAATATTGGGGCTTCGAACGCGAAGCTGAATGGTACTAAATTTGAGGCGAGTCAGACTCATAGCCATTGACACACAGCCTCACAGGAGAAGCCGACTGTTGGTGAAACAACACTTACAGATGAAACGTAACCAATACTTAACAGACGAGTCAGAGCTGACGCTGCGTATGCACAACACTGCCAGATGTTGAGAACCAAATACAGGAAAAACAGAGAGGCGCGCCAAAGGGTCTACATTTGTTTCAAAATCGATTCATTATGTTTGGAGAAAGTTGAGATGAAGCCTgtaggaagaggaagagctggaAGGGGATCTCAgcagattcattcatttactAATTCTGGAGAGCAGCCATGTATTGTTCCACTGCACAGCAGTCAAATCCGGAATTTCagatggaaacaaaaacagttttgcTCCTACCTTCAACCAAGAACCAGTCTGATCGAATATGTAAAAATACAACACAGGAGTTACTACATGAACACCTTTTCATCACTCAGGTATTAAAAACTTCTTCTGATATAGCTTTGGATTTATTAGCTTAATACTAATTTTAACCGTTGTCTTAAATATTGCTGATACGTTTGAGTGGAGCGTACTTACTGTTTGATGCAATCTGGTATGGAAACATACTCCATCGGAACCAGTTCTCCAAGGTCTGTCAAGCTGAACACAAACTGGATTTTCTGACAAAATTTAGAACTgtgaaaagaaggaagaaagtgGAATTTTAACCGGAGAAGATCTTCATTTCCTTAAAATGAGCCTTAAACATTAGTTACCTTATGAAAGGCTTTGTGAGTGCCAGCAGCGTGCGAATAAACCAAGAAGGATGGACGATTATCAAAGACTTTAAGTTCTTCCGCAACCTGTACAGAAAGAGCGAAGGAAGCCGTCAACAACTTCATTACATATGATGATGACACTGCTGTTCTTGAGTTCTGCATAttgactaaaaagaaaaaaaggacccACCTCCTGTCAATCTGCTGATAACATTTTCGGAGCCAGCCAACTGTTGGCATCTTTTTCCGAGAGGTTGCCCCATTCAAATACACAATCATATAGTTCTCAGCGACCAAAAGCTCCAGCGTGCCAATGACATACCTGCAGGACACGGGAAACTTTTATTAGCACTGGTCCTAAAATGTTGTCTCGAAAACAATAGAGGACACCAAATAAACACTTACTTGAATAAGTTGTTCATGATGTATTTGTAATTTGGTTTATTGCTTTCAGGCATGAAGCACACAGCGAACACAATTATAGCATTCAGACCGTCTCCGTAGTAACCTAAAGTGAAGAGTCAAAACATGAAAAATTGACGTTCCACGATCCAAACagtatttcttttcttcctttgaaTTTTTGAatgaacacaacacaaacaaaacacaaatgtaacACAGCTTGTTCCTCAAAGAACGGCAACATACTTTAAGTTATTGCATATATGTTTTTGCCTATTTTTAAACGATAATGTAAACGTAATGCGACCGACCTCCGTGGCTGATGACCCTCTTGTAAGGCTCGATGGCCTTCATGTCCACGCGGTGTTCCTGGTCCCCGATGCGAAACACCCTCCAGCGCcggccctcctccctctcctccgagGCGGAGTACTCCTGCACCGACGCCACGCCCTTCTGAAGCAGCTCTGTGGCTTTCGGCTTAGGGAGATCAtctaaaaggaggaggaagcattTTGAACGCACAGCTGGGACGCTACACCGCCTGGATATGATGGATGTCTAATGTGATCAAATCAGATCCACTGTGATCAAATCCTTCATCAAATGAATTGCTAATTTAAAAATTGAACTTTCAAAAAGCATGCATTTGAATCAATGAATATGCACAttgctgttttttatatttttaactttagtaTCTGCGTGGCATGCTTTCTCTTTGAATCAACACCAACAATGAGTCCGATTCACTTCAGGTACGAATTTACAGCTACCTGATACAGTTTCCTGTGGTGAAACCCTGCTAATGTTCCCCGCATGAGAAATAAAGTCAAGCAAACACTGCTGAGAGCACTTCTGTTAATCTTATGTAGGGTGTATAGGCAGCAGCATGACCTGCACAAATGATCACATATCAGGGCATGCCAAGTAGAATGAGATGAAGGCTAAATTCACTGGGCGCACATGTTTTATGCTTTATTATAACTTCCTGAGATTGTGTCATCTTGTAAAATATGAGACACTGAAACACTAGTAATCAAACTGGCCATGTTACCAAATGTTGACATTGCAGAATTGATTATTTCCTCAAAACGcaagaaaatgtcaaagaaggaaaaaaataacatgCATAATGAATAGTTTAAAGTGCATTAAACTGAAAGTGAAAATCTCCCCATGATTTGTTCAAACAACTCAAGACAGAATATAATCTGGACAATAGGAGTAGATTGACGTATGGTTGGCAGAACAAAATGGGGGATGTCCAGGAGACCTTACcacgaggaagagagagaaaccgGTTGCTGGCCTGCAGCCTGTTTCCAGGCTGAGAACGGAAACAACTCTTCCATGTGAAAAAGAGGATGGCAGTgtggaaacacagaaacaacaaagcACATTAACTGCGCTCTAGGCAATCCGCTTCCCATTCAAACCTGCACAATCAAGGACAGCAGATACAGGTAGATCCTGAGAAGGAGAATGTTCACATGGCTAAATTACACATCGCTGGAGTGTTCTTGCATCAGTACCGAAACATCATCGCGTGCTATAAAGTGCTTACCTTCCCACTCAAACTCATTGCTATTGTCCGATGGTGTGTCAATGTCATCGAGGTCCAGCTCTGTACTTTCATCCAGCTCGTCAGAGAGAAGAGAACCTTCGCTGTGGTCGAGTGTGAGACTGATAATGGGGGCTGCGAGCTTCTTCTTCACGTTCTTGCCGTGTCCCTTTGCATAGCCTGGGGTAGATGGAAAATGGTCGGTGGTTATACTGTTTTGGGGCGGCCCCCGATTTGTCAGGTTTATTATAATACAATTCTGTAGATCCCACAGAGTTACGATGAGGCTATGATTCAGTCTGAAAAACCAAGTGGTATCTTCTGGTATCTGGTATCAGTGTTAGTTGCATCGGTACCAAATCCCCTCCTTGTGTTACTTTACTCTGGGGAAAACACTGTCTGAGAGGATTCGCTAAAAGAATATTTAGAAAGATAAAAGTCCCCCATAATCATTTTTGCTGAAAAAGAAAGCTGCAGCAGGATTTCGGTGACTTTCTCAACACACGGGCATGCGGGTTGTGACTGAGACTTGAAAAGACGTGTTATTCAATATTGTAAAGTAGGTATCTTTtcaatgtcctgttttcattaCCAGGGTCTATTTCTTCAGAAGCTCCTGCAAAAAGTTCATGTtcaagctcctcttcctcgggtAGAGGCCTAAAAAAACAGCAGGGGATCATGCCTTCAGAAAGATGATATTCCTTGTGACTTTCAATGGACAACATAATAGAACCATGACTTATACGGGATTTACAACATTACGAGTGATTGATAGTACCGTGGAAAGTCCTCATCTTGCCACTCTTCCTTTAGTTCAACTCCCTCCAGTCTTAGGCGAGCTTCTGACGTGGCGACTGACTCTTGACGCTCTAGGCTGTAAATGGGAATTCAAAATGGTTATGCCATCTTGTTTAGTGGTTTCTAATTGTGAAAAGGCCTTCTTGTATTACAAACATATTATGATCAAGGGCAGAGGAAGCACAGATCATCTGGGACGAACCCAACCACATAACTAGTTGTCCAATGCCAGCTGCTTGTGATTTGTACAGTCCTCAAAGGATTATGGGTAAACATCAAAACCGAAGTCAATGGCTTTTTGTTTTTCGAAAACAAAAACTAAGTGAGTGTATGTTAATGGTGACTGATTAAACattagaataaaatgaatacactTGAACACAGATGCAGAAAACCacggttttttttgttttgtttaactcTACAAACAAACAACGGAGGGTGGGGATATCCATGTCCTGAATAGCAAAGAGAACGTTGAGAAAACGTAACAAACACTGGAACTCTTGTAGCAGGAGATTGCGTGCCATGTGTTATCAGCCGAAACCAATACAGCCTTTTAGGATGGACACCTCAGCCTTCAAGCGGAGGCGGGATATGCTTGCTGCCTATTGTCCTATGAACCCGACACTCTGGTTCTTTATAGACGGGGGCTTTGCGATGCCGTGCTGATCAATATAGTTTGCGGTCCTGCAGAGTCGTTCCGCAGGCCCTGAAAGTTCCAGTTTGCAACCTGCCAGTGGCCGAATAATCAGATCGCTGGCTTTCTAAAAAGCTTACAAGCCTATGTTGAGGGCTTAGTTTACAAACCATAAGGCCGCTTACTAATAAGATCGTGGTATCTGTATCTCTGCTCTACTGAGCTCTCTTTGATACACTAATAACATACAAAACTACATTTGAGCTCCCAGACGCAAAAACATGCTGGGCATTTGGCACTACATTTCAGAAAGTTTAGCTGTTTGCTCACGCATGCGTGCAAATCCCCACattacattagaaaaaaaagttgaatgaaaGTTTTAAAACTACTCTCAGCATCCAGTGGGGGTTGATTTAAGCAGCACATCCGAATTTTAGGTTTGAACCAAgaggtgttttattttatgtcaCCACAGACATTGTTTACTATCACCTAAAAAAGGCCGCAGAGAATAACCAGCAAAACATAATGTTAGAAATAACCATTCCCGGAGCTTATAGCTCCAgacttttgtttacattttgccaGAGAAGTGTTGACGTTGCTTTACCAGAACTTctcctgttgtttttgtggGTACAACAGCTCTATGTTCTGACTATTACCGAAGAGCTTCATTCGGGGAGCGTGAAACAAATTCGGCCATGTGGACAAACATCAAACAGTAACGGGTACAGACCTTCCGATGGGCCCGGGAGGTGATCGTGGCTGGGGGAGGCTGACCGGGGAAGAGCTCCTTGCtccccgccgccgctgctgctgctgctgctcgttgtcCGGACTCGTCCTTTCCTGTGGCGCACCTCTGGTTTCGCTTAGAGCCTCTTCGCCATTTTCAACCGCGGAAGCGGCGCTATTCCCCAATTCGTCCGACTTCCCGACATCGCCTTCTCCTGACACCCCAGAAGACGAGCGACTAGACGTCCGTCCGGTACCCGGCCCCCCGTCAGTCCCCCCGGGTGTGACTGGATCTGGGCTCCTTTTGTTCAAATCCACGCCGCTGACACCCTTCAGCACCGCTTCGCTCTCGAGCACATCCGATGCCATGGTGGTCGCCTCAGCGTCCGACGATGACACGTTAAAACGCCGGCTTGTTGCTTGACTCAACGTTGAATAAGTCAAGATACACAACTTCTTAGAAAGCTGTTAGCTAGCGTGCTAAGCCCTCGGTCGCAGTGTACCGCTGACCAGGAGgcgtgttattgttgttgttgacagtcAACATAAGTAACGCCAACAGCATCCGCATACAGCAAATAGTGTTAAATGTCACACAGGGTGCACGGATAGTCACCTTCTTCTAAATGCGTCACGTTGCGGGGACTCGGGAGACACAAAATATTTGCTAGCTCTGCATGAGCAACAGCGCACAGTGATCCTGCTTATGAATTTCCTCccttgcttccttccttccttcaagTCAGGGGCTTCTCCTGCGGACGTTACGTTAGCCACGCTAGCGTAAGTTTtatgctacagttagttagctGACTGATTTAGCCACAGCGACAGACAAGCTAACGTTGTCCACTTAACACTGAAAGTTACTTTATACAATCGAGCCGGTTGTCGACTACGACACGAGACAAGGACGAACGATACATGGATGTATGTGAAGCATAACGACGGTATCCGCTGTTCTCACTAGCTGGGTCCAGCGACAACTTCCGTTGTGCTTTGTGGCAGCGCTAGCGTGAGAAAATGCTAGCTAACCGGAGCTAACCTAGCGGCGGCGAGCTAATGCTAGCCGACCGGAACTAACCTAGCGACGGTGAGcgtgctgctgttgtgtttaCTGTCGGTTCGTATCTGGACTTTCTACCTCCACCAATCAAGTGCAAAAAAAATCAAgctaattttacattttttttaattaaaatgaataattaagttAATTTCCTCATCTTACATTATTCAATTTGAGTTAGATTCGTATGTAAatgtaacatagttagaatggatggTGAAAACCCTTCTAAATtggctgaactacgccatctactgccacaaagtggtacacaaacggaccgtaaaaaggaAGGATTGTTGGTAATCCTCAGagaaatggaggattaaaagaaggtaacgtgttttttttaatgtccgtggaaaatgtttactgatttcattcatggtgtagctagctttattattttagatgtccgttgtctttgtttaaagttgccatgtttttattaagttagtaatatgtttattgtctgtaacaatGTCCGTTTTTTAGCTAGCTAAGATCGattttatgtcgtccttctatgtccacaatttccttttgtgTCCGTTGTACTTTATAGGTATGTTATGTTGTGTTAAGTTGACTaacttgtatatattttttgtttatatgtttcattttattgcCTGTGTGGTCAAGTTCTGTTCTAAAACTATACAATCATTGTCTATGTATTTTGTGGGTAATCCTCAGAGAAATGGAGGATCaaaagaaggtccacaatttccttttgtgTCCGTTGTATTTTACAGCGTATTTTACAGAGATTAACAGCTCCAGCACAACAAATACAGGGAAAGCAGATACGAATACATACATAATATTGCTTGAACTGTAGGTGTCTGTCATGTGCTTTACATTCCAGACTTGAATTTTCCTTTAACTTTTTTGGAAACAGTGATTTCCCTCAAATCGTCTATAGATGTTTACTTTCTATCTGTAAAAAAGCTGTTAAATTTTGATACAAATATGGATAATGTCTATtttgtatttactgtaaattgttAAAAATTATGttattacaaaatacaaaataaaatgttgaccGGTCAACACCCTGCtcaatttgtatgtatttctgttGATAGATTTTATTTACAGTATGTTGAAATATATGCCACCTCAAACCGATGTTGTGTAATAAACCCGTTTTCATTGAAAAGTTGAAATACCCTTTAACAATATCTCTGAATTGGGCGAGGTGTCACTTTGTTATTAGCCTAAAAACAAAGTGACACCTTTACATTCTAACTATCATATCAGAGTGCAACTGCAGAAGATAAGAACAGACgcattaaaacaaatacaaatcctTTACAGTTAATACATATACATAGGGTGTCATTTTGTCACAATTTCTTTGCGTCCCTATATTAATTTACGTGAATGCAATGAATGAAAGTTTTGCTTTGATGTCTGATGATAGAAACGCAATGTGGTAAAATGAGGGTTATAGTGGTTATTCATGAATAGGAGGTCACATGCTACTTTTCTATTTCAGGAATCTTTCAGCTGCTAAGGGATTATCAGATGTAACATTAAAGGAGGAAGGAATtaagtgattattattatattattattattataacaatatATATTCTTCTCTTAGGTAATGTTAGTTTGAATGAACATGCAGCAGTACAGCATACTGTCAGTAATAACAAAATCATCCCATTAGAATATTGTTTGGTTTATTAAACTGGGTCAAAATCAGATTTTTCATCAAAAGCAGTTACTTTTTCCAACCTCGGTGACATTCAGTAATATTTTCCACTAGGTGGAGGCATATACTTATATACATTTTGCAGTCTCTGGGACGACTTTATTGATTTAACATCCAGCATAGCTCAAACTCTCTTGAAGAGCAAACTCAACCAGAGTCGGAGTCGGAAACGCAATGAGGAACGATTTGCCATttgcaattaaataaaaacgttACGTTTCCAGATAACTCCCAATGTATCTGAATTTAGCAATGACATATTGATAGCTgtataataaaatgaatatggCAAAATTTTAACTTCCAGGCCTGGTTATATCAATTGATAATTTGGGAAGGTAAAAGATATGTCATTGTATTTAATTTGAAGAGCTTTAActcattttcaaagtaaaaggagTCAAATGCGCAATAATTTCTCTTTCGTTATAATACCTTTTACctcatggttaaaaaaaaactgaaaaagaaaagccaacTATAGATCAGACATAATGACGCTGCATGGTTAATACCTCCTCTGTGTGCAGCGGATCATTCAGTGTAATTTCTAATTAACACGTTTCTATTTACTCTGTTGGATCattaggcctcatcacaaaagGATAATCCAGTCAAATTCAGAGTTCATGCTTCCTTTCCACTATGGTGCTGTTTGCTAAGGAATCATGTTGTAATTATCTAACAAATTAAGACAAACGTTTAGCCACGATAATGTATTGAGCCAGTCTAGCATTAACACGTATAACACAGACGGAAAGCTGAGGTTCCTTCTCCATTGAATTTCACCACTGTGCTCAAATGTAACAGCAGGAATAACAGTGGGATTTTTATCAAGCATACCTCTTGTCTTAATAAACTACATTTTTCGAATTGTATGAATTGATATTGGAAATTAAGAAATGACAATAAGAACCCTTAGTTTGTTTTAGCTAAATTCCAACCAGCATACGACCAAAAAGCCCGTGCAAATAACCTTAGTTCAAGAACTATTTTAAGGTTTTTTCCCCATTGTTCAATACGGTAAACCTACGTGATCAATACAAGGAAGAGTCAAGAGAGCCGCTTCTGTCGTTGGCACATCTTGACTGTTGCCAGCTAGTGGCTTTAAACAATAAAGTACCATTGTCTGATACCTCCTTTAAATATAACACAAGCTTTCCACATCTCAACACAGATGCTGTGGCAGCCCCTCTTCCCATGATGAAAGGAGGGATGAATGTTGGGATCAGAGATGGAAGCTGTAACCTCTTTGTGAAGCAGAATCATTAGGAGGGTTCTCCAACCAATTTCCATAAGTGGAATAGCGGGATGTAGGCTACTCGAAGTATATCACTaatgagaaaagacaaaaaggattcATGTGCATGTTTTATGCAATCTCTTTCTGGGTGTAGATGAATAATTATTTATGATTGCAAAGCCTAAAAGGGAGGCAAAAAGATAGCAACTGCAAAGAGACTAGTAAAAAATTTAAAGAGGAagttaaatgaatatttaaggcaagatgaaatatttattgGAATCAAATgagcaaaacatttaaaacggCACGATAAATAGTACTTTAAGAGTTTATTTAAGAGGgtcatttgaaatgaaggaAGAAGAGGGTCATTTGAAATGACCCTCATTTGAAATGACCCTCTTAATTGTGCTATTTGCTGCAGTAGCCATGAGGTCTCGTTCATACTCAAAATGGTGCAAACTGAAGACCGATAATTGTTTTTCAACATGCCACTCATTATATCAGGACATTGTGTCTAACCCAGGGCTGACCTCATGGCTGAGAAATATTAGCCTTTGATTCTGTGGCGTTTTATATTGATGCCACAAAGCAGAACAATTTGGGATTTTTATTGACCTTCAAGTTCGGGTTGCGAAAAGACATGTGACAAAAGTAATTTCTCAAGCGACATTCAGCGTCAGGTTTTATGATAACATTAgtgtttcactgtgtgaacCTCACAGTACATTCTGTAACATTTCACCCACcgagattaaaaataaataaaacaatctgGAGTATCCACCAGCTTAGTTCATTTGTTTTCCAAATGCGAAAATGATTAAATCAGCAAACAAATAATTATTCAAGTCAATGAGAACAATTATCTCAAAGAGGCCTCTGAGACTTGGATGTGCATACTGAATTGATTAATTATCCTGCTAAAGATAATTGAGCCTTTCCATATTCACTCGTGATTGACACCGTTTAGATGATTCAGTCAGAATCACAGGGCTCTTTCTTTCCTCCGTGCACCACTGTGCTGTTTTCTGATTAGGGGGAAGTTCATGAAATATATATCTTTGTATTGGTATACTCAACTCCATAGAATGGCTCTTTCCGATTTAATGGCGAGATGAATTAAGGCGTTGACATATTAATCAGAGCGAAACATAAGAAGCCAATTGTCACTGTCAGACCAGCTGAAGGTCATTTCAGCTGTTAAGGATCTGCTTGCCTTAGTGTCTAATAGTTACATCCAATGACTCGTTTACATGCGAGATCAGCTTGATATTTTATGTATAAGCACATATTCTGTTCAAGGCCTTTTATTCTATTAACCTGTCCCGTCTTTATTGGATCGTTTCTAAGATAATTCCCACATGGCTTAGCCTTTGATAAATATGCTTTTAGGTCTGTCTAATTAATGCATTCCGCTGTGGTTTTCTTCACTTGTCACCCACTCTTTAACCTCACAGCAAAGGAACAGACTTTTCCTACTCAAATTAAAGGTCCTGGGAGACGTTGTACATTTGTGAGCTAATGATGTAGTGTGCGCTGTGCAACCTGATATCTTATCTTGAGGgccttgttgaaatgtttttagtAGAAATGAAATGTATGACCTCACTACTATGGAGTGTGGATATATTCCAAGCAAATATGCTTTACTCTATTGTGTCTATTCAGATTTGTTTCACTTTGATTGTTCGGTGAATTCAAAGTCTGAATAGTTTGCGGGACAAACCAAATATTTAGCTGCATGatatttgttgaaaaaaaatggtTATAAAGTAATTAGGCTACGCTCCTGTCGGCACAGACCGACAAAGACATGGCCGGTGTCGAGACGGCGTTTTCTGAAGGGACGCAGGAGGATAGGCCTCCACCAGCCAAGTCTACCCTTTTCCAAATTAATTAAACCACCAGCATTTCTAGATGTCCTACTCAATTCTTCTTTTTCCCTGCCAGCATGAATGCAGTTTCCAGCCACGCGGCCGAGGGACCATGCATATGTGTAATGAACGGGGTAAGGTGGTGATCAGCTTGGATACTCCATTTAAAGTTGCTTAATGAGGGAAAGGCTCGCTCAACGCttacacaaaatagttgtataAGAACTGCACCATATTATATTTTGAGGACAAACCGCGCTATTCAATGTCCTTAAACTATGCGAGACACTCCAATGTCTGATTTATACAGCCGTCACATGTTAATGTGAAGTGTTACAATTTGGCTTTACGGGGGAAAAGGGCTTTAAAAACTCAATGTGGATTCGTTGTCACTTTCTATGGTAACAAGACCCGGTGCTAAAGCACAATCTTTACAGACAGTAAACATGGTCTTTGTACACAGCCAGAGCAAAGGTTGTTACAGCTCAGGTCCTTTGGTGGTCAGTGAGCCCTGAATTCACTAACAGATAAAACATGAAAATCagtgtttattttacttttattcagaTCATAATCTGTGATTGTGTGATTGTTACCTCCATTTGCCTTTTGATGCCACtaacatttgcaaaataaagGATCAAGTATTGTGTCACCATAGAATAATGGCTAAATGGGGTTGAACGTTTTCTGTCCACCGAGGTGTAAAATAACGTTAAAAGAGGGTTACTCATAAAATAAGAATGAAACAGGAACCTTTTTCTCTGTTTCCCTTGCTGTATGATATCTTGAGATTAGGTATaacttatttttacatttacatttacagattTGCAGAATAACTACTGTGTAGATCTGTTTAGTATTTAGATCATGTTAATGCAGACAAAgtgtggaaaaataaataaaataaatattggtcATGTTAATTGTTCCTGTTAAAATTATTTGTATTAACATATACATCAAGGTAGAGCTATGTCGATACAATAACAGGACATTTTCCACTACATCAGGTTCAGTCAGGACACAACTCGGCAAAGAGTTATTGTGTTATTTAGGCAAAATAGCAGTTTGACACTTCACTGAGCTCTCAAACTCAGTGAAGTTCATTGTCAAAACGCCGAGAATCTTTCAAAGTCAAAGATTGATCAAGCCCTCAGCCAACATGAAACTCTTTGAAGCATCCATTTTATGTGGTGTGTCTGAAAAGACTAACGGGAACTGTCAGTGCATCTCACATCCAGTCAGTGATGAGAAAAAGCAAAACTTATAATTACTCACTCTGTCACTTTTTCATGATGAATGTTTAAGTTATCATtcacacaaaacaataaatattgtgCAGAACAGCTGCTATTTTTCCCAATCTAGCTCCAAGGCCTCTAAAGAATTCATTCACCATTCCAGCCAAACAGTGTAACTACAAAAATGCCtttcattgtatttttaaaaacatgaaatattttcGGTGCTATGTAATTCTCCTCGCTGTATTTCGAGAGATACTGACCTAAACAGGTTGATCAAAGCCTGTTGGAACTCTACAGCCTGCAGCAACCATAAATTGGTCCatttgatgttttgcactgaCAAATTATTCTCCTGAGTACTAACAGACAGATGTAGCAAGAATTCACATTTATTGTTTCATAGACCtttcaatattttattatttcagtgCATGTTAGCACGGACCCTTTTATGTTGCAGAAATGATAACTATTTGCTAATTCTCACATAAAGTGATAGTTGTTTTGGTGCATATTCAGATTTGTGGGTGAAACGACGCTGTATAAATCCCCCCAGGATGTTCTACTCTGTTGGAACGGCCCCGAGCGTCCATATGCTTAAAAGCGGCTGCTAAAAGCCAATATTTCTTATCATCGCTGAGGGGAGACCATTCCCTCTCTCCGTCAATGTAAAGAGACATTTTGACAAAtgaaagtggggaaaaaaatcctACCTTGgagaaaaatatattattaattaaacCTTTGTGAAGTTTAATTACTCAAACTTTGAGTCAAGTAGATTTCAGTCTATCTTTTGGCATGATAGTTGTCTGCTCAAAATACATCCTCATCTTTGCCATTCAGAGCAAACAGTCGATAAAGAATGACctgattcttttgtttttaatgctccAACTCCAGTCTGTTATCTAGAATAGATAGTGGTGAAAGTACACTGAAAACACTGTCTGTTTCTTCAAAAGAAACAATGATTTTCCATCTACCTGCTTTGCACAGGGGAATATAGAGGGCCATTAATATGCATGGGTCCCACTTGGCTGTGTTTGGGGGTCTGATATTAACCCTCAGAAACACTAGTGACCTTTTGCACCAAACCATATGGCTAACAGTGAGCGATCCCCCTGCTGTTCAAGCATCATTTACCtcagaaagacacaaaaaatGAGGTTCGCAACACAACTCAATGAAGATGGCTACATGCATTAAACAATTCGTG encodes:
- the LOC120812466 gene encoding BCL2/adenovirus E1B 19 kDa protein-interacting protein 2-like, with product MASDVLESEAVLKGVSGVDLNKRSPDPVTPGGTDGGPGTGRTSSRSSSGVSGEGDVGKSDELGNSAASAVENGEEALSETRGAPQERTSPDNEQQQQQRRRGARSSSPVSLPQPRSPPGPIGSLERQESVATSEARLRLEGVELKEEWQDEDFPRPLPEEEELEHELFAGASEEIDPGYAKGHGKNVKKKLAAPIISLTLDHSEGSLLSDELDESTELDLDDIDTPSDNSNEFEWEDDLPKPKATELLQKGVASVQEYSASEEREEGRRWRVFRIGDQEHRVDMKAIEPYKRVISHGGYYGDGLNAIIVFAVCFMPESNKPNYKYIMNNLFKYVIGTLELLVAENYMIVYLNGATSRKKMPTVGWLRKCYQQIDRRLRKNLKSLIIVHPSWFIRTLLALTKPFISSKFCQKIQFVFSLTDLGELVPMEYVSIPDCIKQID